One window of Camelina sativa cultivar DH55 chromosome 4, Cs, whole genome shotgun sequence genomic DNA carries:
- the LOC104780032 gene encoding uncharacterized protein LOC104780032, whose protein sequence is MEQYDDSSAYTASFSPSFSTYSGDRLAEIAERVCYREKSDEEFEFSLAATSSPDDDGLVFPVFNQNLISGETSPPEEKAVIVPLKDLFLRERNDQPPQQETYSSSSDEDDDDDDEFDEIPSEIYCPWTPARSTAEMSPSGGCRKSKSTGSSSTSSWSTKRWRLRDLLKRSRSDGKQSLKFLNPVVEDESTKKASKKKKEKVVTVTVVSAHEKFYLRNKAMKEEDKRKSYLPYKQDLVGLFSNFNHRYGKAFPPF, encoded by the coding sequence ATGGAGCAATACGACGATTCTAGCGCTTACACGGCGTCGTTTTCACCTAGCTTCAGTACTTATTCCGGCGATCGATTAGCGGAGATCGCCGAGAGAGTTTGTTACAGAGAGAAATCAGACGAAGAATTCGAGTTTTCGTTGGCGGCGACGTCTTCTCCCGACGACGATGGACTCGTTTTCCCTGTTTTTAACCAGAATCTAATCTCCGGCGAAACATCTCCTCCGGAGGAGAAAGCCGTTATAGTTCCTTTGAAGGATCTCTTCCTCCGTGAACGCAACGATCAACCACCGCAGCAAGAAACGTATTCATCCTCTTCcgacgaggatgatgatgatgatgacgagtTCGACGAGATTCCAAGCGAGATCTATTGTCCGTGGACACCGGCGAGATCCACGGCGGAGATGTCACCAAGCGGAGGATGCAGAAAAAGCAAATCTACAGGCTCTTCTTCTACATCGTCATGGTCAACGAAACGGTGGCGTTTGAGAGACCTTCTCAAGAGAAGTAGAAGCGATGGTAAGCAGTCACTCAAATTCTTGAATCCAGTAGTAGAGGACGAATCTACGAAGAAGgcttcgaagaagaagaaggagaaagtaGTAACGGTGACGGTGGTATCAGCACATGAGAAGTTTTATCTGAGGAATAAAGcgatgaaagaagaagacaagagaaaaTCATATTTGCCGTACAAGCAAGATCTTGTTGGACTTTTCTCTAACTTTAATCATCGTTACGGCAAAGCTTTCCCACCCTTCTGA